A stretch of the Bacillus licheniformis DSM 13 = ATCC 14580 genome encodes the following:
- a CDS encoding MATE family efflux transporter yields MNHKQYLALAVPLIISTITTPLLGAVDTAVAGQLSSPAYIGGVAVGTMIFNTMYWLLGFLRVSTSGFAAQSLGSQNRSESVLALARPVFIALFAGLMFIILQKPLEYAALTLIQPDRHTAEFASQYFSLRIWGAPFALISYCILGWLMGMSLIKVTLLLQISMNVLNIVLDIVFVYVFHMEVYGIALATLISDVTGCLIGCWLVKTNAAMPFKLPSVKLLFDPKPFKKMMVVNRDLLIRTLCLLTVFNLFTAKGAGFGAEILAANAILIQIHYLMAYVFDGFANASSIFAGKAVGRMDRDLYSRTLSLSIQWSLISAALLSVGYFLLRNAILPLFTPLESVLEAAKTYDVWIALFPLAASFGLVFYGIFTGATEIGPVRNSMFLAVLVFLAAFFTAVPAFGNHGLWLAFLLFSLGRSVFLCMAVPGLTTRLFGERSAAREAGQRPKSLKHPG; encoded by the coding sequence ATGAATCACAAGCAATATCTAGCACTCGCCGTTCCGCTGATCATTTCAACGATCACCACTCCTTTATTGGGTGCGGTCGATACGGCGGTCGCCGGCCAGCTTTCCTCCCCTGCTTACATCGGCGGTGTTGCAGTCGGAACGATGATTTTTAATACGATGTATTGGCTCCTCGGTTTTTTGCGGGTAAGCACATCCGGATTCGCCGCTCAGTCACTCGGCTCCCAAAACAGATCAGAGAGCGTTTTGGCCCTTGCCCGGCCCGTTTTCATCGCGCTGTTTGCCGGACTGATGTTCATCATCTTGCAAAAACCGCTTGAATACGCAGCGCTGACGCTCATACAGCCCGACCGCCATACCGCTGAATTCGCCTCGCAGTATTTTTCGCTGAGGATTTGGGGAGCTCCATTTGCTTTAATCAGCTATTGCATTCTCGGCTGGCTGATGGGAATGTCTCTAATCAAAGTGACATTGCTTTTGCAGATTTCGATGAACGTCTTGAATATCGTGCTTGACATCGTTTTTGTCTACGTCTTTCACATGGAAGTATACGGCATCGCTCTAGCCACTTTGATTTCGGATGTGACGGGCTGCCTGATCGGCTGCTGGCTTGTGAAAACGAATGCCGCCATGCCGTTTAAGCTGCCGTCCGTCAAGCTTTTATTCGACCCGAAACCGTTTAAAAAAATGATGGTTGTCAACCGAGATCTATTGATTCGGACATTGTGCCTTTTGACGGTTTTCAATTTATTTACGGCTAAAGGAGCCGGCTTCGGCGCTGAAATTTTAGCCGCAAATGCGATCTTGATTCAAATTCATTATTTGATGGCTTATGTTTTTGACGGGTTTGCCAATGCATCGAGCATCTTTGCCGGGAAAGCCGTTGGAAGAATGGATCGGGATCTCTATTCCCGTACGCTTTCCCTTTCGATCCAGTGGTCGCTGATCTCGGCCGCGCTGCTTTCAGTCGGCTACTTTCTCTTGAGAAATGCGATCCTTCCATTGTTTACACCGCTTGAAAGCGTTCTGGAAGCAGCGAAAACTTACGATGTTTGGATCGCTCTCTTTCCTTTGGCCGCAAGTTTCGGACTCGTTTTTTACGGGATTTTCACAGGCGCCACCGAAATAGGCCCGGTCAGAAATTCAATGTTTTTGGCTGTTCTCGTCTTCCTGGCCGCCTTTTTTACCGCTGTCCCCGCTTTCGGAAACCATGGGCTGTGGCTCGCTTTTCTTTTATTCAGCCTTGGGCGTTCCGTATTCTTATGCATGGCTGTTCCCGGGCTGACCACCCGGCTTTTCGGAGAGCGCAGTGCTGCGAGAGAGGCAGGCCAAAGACCGAAATCATTAAAACACCCCGGCTAA
- a CDS encoding ATP-binding cassette domain-containing protein, translating to MPMLSIEDLSISSRQHTIVKNASFSIHEGEWFALLGESGSGKSLTASAIAGLLPDGLTVTGGDVIFEGQQMLQAGRKALRRVRGKDIACIFQDCHGAFTPFIRIGKQIDEMVKTHTGWSKNKRREAILHAFREVSLPENRVYESYPFQLSGGQLQRAAIAQAMVLRPKLLIADEPTTALDSITAADVLQQLAAMRAKTNCAILFITHDLRLVKRYADQTAVMQNGEIVESGLTADLIRQPAHEYTRCLFAAIPPLKNPPPRLTAAPPETKEAVLAGTGGA from the coding sequence ATGCCGATGTTATCCATTGAGGACTTATCAATCAGCTCCCGGCAGCACACCATTGTCAAAAATGCCTCCTTCTCGATTCATGAAGGGGAATGGTTCGCGCTGCTCGGGGAAAGCGGCAGCGGAAAGAGCCTGACCGCTTCGGCCATAGCCGGGCTGCTTCCGGACGGACTAACGGTGACCGGCGGAGACGTGATATTTGAAGGCCAACAGATGCTTCAAGCCGGACGCAAAGCACTCCGACGCGTGCGCGGAAAGGATATCGCCTGTATTTTTCAGGACTGTCACGGAGCATTCACCCCTTTTATACGGATCGGCAAACAAATTGACGAAATGGTCAAAACGCATACAGGTTGGTCTAAGAATAAGCGAAGAGAAGCGATTCTCCATGCTTTTCGGGAGGTTTCTCTGCCGGAAAACAGAGTATATGAAAGCTACCCGTTTCAATTGAGCGGAGGGCAGCTGCAAAGGGCCGCGATTGCTCAAGCGATGGTGCTCCGCCCCAAGCTTCTCATCGCAGACGAACCGACGACGGCTTTAGACAGCATCACGGCCGCGGACGTCTTGCAACAGCTCGCCGCGATGCGCGCCAAAACAAACTGCGCCATCCTTTTTATCACTCATGACCTGCGGCTTGTCAAAAGATACGCCGATCAAACCGCCGTCATGCAAAACGGAGAAATCGTCGAAAGCGGCTTAACCGCTGATTTAATTAGACAGCCGGCACATGAATATACGAGGTGTTTATTCGCGGCCATCCCGCCGCTGAAAAATCCTCCGCCAAGGCTGACGGCAGCCCCGCCTGAAACAAAGGAAGCGGTGCTGGCGGGAACAGGAGGTGCGTGA
- a CDS encoding YolD-like family protein: MLRDRGSIKWVSMMLPEHVELLREYHESFQKIKKPILDEQKYEEFNEIICEAMAENRFLQFAYYRQGEVKTLAGRIHYADALKRELRIVSRADEICILKIEDIIEIEYDCRL, from the coding sequence ATGCTTCGCGACAGAGGCAGTATCAAATGGGTTTCCATGATGCTGCCTGAGCACGTGGAATTGCTCAGGGAATATCATGAAAGCTTTCAAAAAATCAAAAAACCGATCCTGGATGAACAAAAATATGAAGAATTCAATGAAATCATTTGTGAAGCGATGGCAGAAAACAGGTTTTTGCAATTTGCTTATTACCGGCAGGGGGAAGTGAAAACGCTCGCCGGCCGGATTCACTATGCTGACGCTCTGAAAAGGGAGCTGCGGATCGTAAGCCGGGCGGATGAAATTTGCATTTTAAAGATAGAGGATATCATTGAGATTGAATACGATTGTCGTTTATAA
- a CDS encoding ABC transporter ATP-binding protein, protein MTHSAETVLFVSNLTKHYACGHKAVDNVSFSIRKGECLGLAGESGSGKSTLARCLLLLEKIDHGEIRLHQHPLTGINKKETRRLRRKLQAVFQNPAASFNPKLNIIDSVMEPLDVSKQDMPSFLRDFRGSRRLTAERLFSMVGLPSRLLDRYPHELSGGQRQRALIARAISTHPSLIIFDEPTASLDVTSQAKILDLLKDLQDAMGLSYLFISHDLAAVHFMSHRIMVMKDGQIADQFEKEELFSAERHPYAKKLLQVFES, encoded by the coding sequence ATGACCCATTCTGCAGAGACCGTTCTTTTTGTCAGCAATCTGACAAAACATTACGCTTGCGGCCACAAAGCGGTTGACAACGTATCATTCTCCATTCGAAAAGGCGAATGCCTCGGGCTCGCCGGCGAGAGCGGCAGCGGGAAAAGCACCCTCGCACGCTGCCTTTTGCTGCTCGAAAAAATCGATCACGGAGAGATTAGGCTTCATCAACATCCGCTTACCGGCATAAACAAAAAAGAGACCCGGAGACTGCGTCGAAAACTGCAGGCTGTTTTCCAAAATCCAGCTGCATCATTCAATCCAAAGCTCAATATTATCGATTCAGTTATGGAGCCGCTTGATGTTTCCAAACAAGACATGCCGTCATTTTTAAGGGACTTCCGAGGCAGCCGCCGTCTGACGGCTGAGCGTCTGTTCTCAATGGTCGGCCTTCCCTCGCGCCTCCTTGACCGCTATCCGCACGAATTAAGCGGCGGGCAGCGCCAGCGGGCCTTGATCGCCAGAGCCATCAGCACTCATCCGTCTTTAATCATCTTTGATGAGCCTACAGCAAGCCTGGATGTCACCAGTCAGGCGAAGATCCTGGATCTTCTCAAAGATTTGCAGGATGCTATGGGCCTTTCTTATTTATTTATTTCCCACGATCTGGCCGCTGTCCACTTCATGAGCCATCGCATCATGGTCATGAAAGACGGGCAGATTGCCGATCAATTTGAAAAAGAAGAGCTTTTTTCTGCCGAAAGGCACCCATATGCCAAAAAGCTGCTTCAGGTGTTTGAATCCTAA
- a CDS encoding FusB/FusC family EF-G-binding protein → MKTPFIRNDQYNFIKFQTDSLVQGHANINDENVLDALKCNALDQVFNLFPDLSSDQKSLLEKLAEVEDSGEAVRFLAELKLHVIPFQNVTVKTAKKLFSKVKKLKTPEFEQMDFSGYSYLGWNDAGSGRKYMIVDVGGKLTGIHGTIKSSNKKGICSICNRTEEIGLFMARVKSGKETYTDRGNYICCDSEKCNQNLMTLDHLNHFVAQLTKE, encoded by the coding sequence ATGAAGACACCTTTTATCAGAAATGACCAATATAATTTTATTAAGTTTCAAACGGACAGCCTCGTCCAGGGACATGCGAACATCAATGACGAAAACGTCCTTGACGCTTTGAAGTGCAATGCGCTGGATCAAGTGTTCAACCTGTTTCCTGATCTCAGCAGCGATCAAAAGTCTTTGCTGGAGAAGCTGGCAGAAGTGGAAGACAGCGGTGAAGCGGTGCGCTTTTTAGCTGAATTAAAACTTCATGTGATTCCATTTCAGAATGTAACGGTAAAGACTGCTAAAAAGCTGTTCTCTAAAGTGAAAAAACTAAAGACGCCCGAATTTGAGCAGATGGATTTCAGCGGATATTCCTACCTGGGATGGAACGATGCAGGATCAGGCAGGAAATACATGATTGTGGACGTCGGCGGAAAGCTGACCGGAATCCACGGCACCATCAAATCCAGCAATAAAAAAGGAATCTGCTCGATATGCAACAGGACCGAAGAGATCGGACTGTTCATGGCCCGCGTGAAAAGCGGGAAAGAAACCTATACGGACAGAGGCAATTACATTTGCTGTGACAGTGAAAAATGCAATCAAAATTTGATGACGCTGGATCATCTGAACCATTTCGTCGCACAATTAACGAAAGAATAA